From a single Pseudophryne corroboree isolate aPseCor3 chromosome 6, aPseCor3.hap2, whole genome shotgun sequence genomic region:
- the LOC134932030 gene encoding uncharacterized protein LOC134932030: protein MSYAPAGEHNGKVLVQGVDTSNIPHPLPDHPPPLRPNPPLLPPHPLLPNPPLRKPHPLQPPHPLLPPHPLLPNPPLRKPHPLQPPHPLMPPHPLLPNPPLRKPHPLQPPHPLMPPHPLLPNPPLRKPHPLQPPHPLMPPHPLLPNPPLRQPHPLQQPLHHFAKPPLQPKPTLFPKPPFQPTPPLQTNPTLLPNSPLCPPPPLCPKKTHHHPHPIIPKHPLTVPPPSILSPNWTLLPPSCLLPPSSTHPQSSPIQPPFPSQHPSPIQPPSPSQQTSLTEWAAEAPEPLEGGVQVAEENGAIGDPTRLAGIVGHLRFQLEAMLAEVNQLANLI, encoded by the exons atgtcgtatgctcctgca ggcgagcacaacggcaaggtgctggtgcAGGGAGTAGACACCAGCAACATTCCCCATCCCCTTCCCGAtcaccctccccctctccggcccaatccccctctcctgccacctcaccctctcctgcccaatccccctctccgcaaacctcaccctctccagccacctcaccctctcctgccccctcaccctctcctgcccaatccccctctccgcaaacctcaccctctccagccacctcaccctctcatgccccctcaccctctcctgcccaatccccctctccgcaaacctcaccctctccagccacctcaccctctcatgccccctcaccctctcctgcccaatccccctctccgcaaacctcaccctctccagccacctcaccctctcatgccccctcaccctctcctgcccaatccccctctccgccaacctcaccctctccagcaacCTCTGCATCATTTTGCAAAACctcctctccagcccaagcccactctctttcccaaaccccctttccagcccacaccccctctccagaccaatcccactctcttaccaaattcccctctctgcccccctccccctctgtgtcccaaaaaaacacaccaccaccctcaccctatcattcccaaacaccctctgacagtacctcccccttccatcctctcacccaattggaccctccttcccccatcctgccttcttcccccatccagcacccatccccaatcctcacccatccagcctccattccccagccagcacccatcccccatccagcctccatcccccagccagcaaacCTCGctgacagaatgggcagcagaggccccggagccactagagggaggtgtccaagtggcagaggaga atggtgccattggagatcccacaaggcTGGCAGGCATCGTTGGCCATTTGAGATTTCAATTGGAGGCCATGTTGGCTGAAGTGAATCAGTTAGCCAATTTAAtttaa